Proteins encoded in a region of the Campylobacter geochelonis genome:
- a CDS encoding AEC family transporter translates to MLFAPLYSIFFLLVGGYFAKRVGMIAQKDSAIFLSFIVNFALPALIFDKIYHVSIHLALLKAIFLSLSCMVIVGIIIIFLGLVFKFSRVTIICLFLLSVFGNTLFVGLPVSSAILGDEMVENIVFYDQAITAIPVSIIAPIAISFAGVSERKFLNTIKQIFKFPPFLALILALILKSISIPELFFAPLHLIGNSIVPIALFSIGVGLSFNSIKTSWKPSLVAIFAKMILMPILFFAFLKLLKLDTHETTLGLILSSMPTAVIVSAIIMKANLNTNLAISATAMGHFVMFITLPIIYKFLIL, encoded by the coding sequence ATGTTATTTGCACCTTTGTACTCGATATTTTTCTTACTTGTTGGTGGATATTTTGCAAAACGAGTTGGCATGATAGCACAAAAAGATAGTGCTATTTTTCTAAGCTTTATCGTAAATTTCGCTCTTCCAGCTTTGATTTTTGATAAAATTTATCACGTTAGTATACATTTAGCCCTTTTAAAAGCTATATTTTTATCGCTATCTTGCATGGTAATAGTTGGCATTATCATCATTTTTCTTGGGTTAGTTTTTAAATTTAGTCGCGTAACTATCATCTGCCTTTTTTTACTAAGTGTATTTGGAAATACTTTGTTTGTCGGACTTCCAGTTTCTAGTGCGATTTTAGGCGATGAGATGGTAGAAAACATAGTCTTTTACGATCAAGCTATAACTGCTATACCAGTTTCGATTATAGCTCCTATCGCGATATCTTTTGCAGGAGTTAGCGAGAGAAAATTTTTAAATACAATTAAACAAATTTTTAAATTTCCACCATTTTTAGCCCTAATCTTAGCTTTAATTTTAAAAAGCATCTCCATACCAGAGCTGTTTTTTGCTCCACTTCATCTCATAGGCAACTCAATCGTGCCGATTGCTCTTTTTAGTATCGGTGTTGGGCTTAGTTTTAACTCTATTAAAACTTCGTGGAAACCATCTTTGGTTGCGATTTTTGCTAAGATGATACTTATGCCGATTTTGTTTTTTGCTTTTTTAAAGCTTTTAAAACTAGACACTCACGAGACAACTCTTGGGCTTATACTCTCATCTATGCCAACAGCAGTTATCGTATCAGCGATAATCATGAAAGCAAATTTAAACACAAATTTAGCTATTTCAGCAACTGCTATGGGGCATTTTGTTATGTTTATAACCTTGCCGATTATTTATAAATTTTTGATTTTGTGA
- the aroB gene encoding 3-dehydroquinate synthase, producing MKTQINLKEKNKSYTVYIDELDKITLKGSVAIVTNQTVGGLWLKEILGLLECDKLSIISIPDGEEYKNFETLNQILEQLFIAKLDRSSTLIALGGGVVSDITGFAASIYERGIKFINIPTTLLAQVDASVGGKTGINNKFGKNLVGAFYQPEAVYCQSKFLSTLPKREFSAGVAEAIKMAITFDKEFFNFFVQNDLKSSEEIAKVISKCVQIKADVVSKDEKERGIRAVLNYGHTFAHVIENETKYTKFLHGEAVAIGINMANHLALKLNLLSLDELNLIKQTLVKFSLPTHYKIKDCEHFYNAFFLDKKSEQSKIKFILPDGIGKFCVKDDVDKDIVMSVLEEFR from the coding sequence ATGAAGACGCAGATAAATTTAAAAGAAAAAAATAAAAGTTATACAGTATATATTGATGAGTTAGATAAAATCACTCTAAAAGGAAGCGTTGCTATAGTAACAAACCAAACTGTTGGTGGGCTGTGGCTAAAAGAAATTTTAGGGCTTTTAGAGTGCGATAAACTAAGCATTATAAGCATACCAGATGGCGAAGAGTATAAAAACTTTGAAACGCTAAATCAAATTTTAGAGCAGCTTTTCATAGCAAAACTTGATAGAAGCAGCACACTTATCGCACTTGGCGGTGGTGTGGTTAGTGATATTACTGGATTTGCGGCTAGTATTTATGAGCGAGGAATTAAATTTATAAACATTCCAACTACGCTTTTAGCGCAAGTTGATGCAAGTGTTGGTGGAAAAACAGGGATAAATAATAAATTTGGTAAAAATTTAGTCGGAGCATTTTATCAGCCAGAGGCGGTTTATTGTCAGAGTAAATTTCTTAGCACTTTGCCAAAACGCGAATTTAGCGCAGGCGTAGCAGAAGCTATAAAAATGGCTATAACTTTTGATAAAGAATTTTTTAACTTTTTTGTGCAAAATGATTTAAAAAGTAGTGAAGAAATCGCTAAAGTGATTTCAAAATGCGTTCAAATCAAAGCAGATGTTGTTAGCAAAGATGAGAAAGAACGAGGCATTAGAGCGGTTTTAAACTATGGTCACACTTTTGCGCATGTTATAGAAAATGAGACAAAATATACTAAATTCCTACACGGCGAAGCAGTGGCAATCGGCATAAATATGGCAAATCATCTAGCGCTTAAGCTAAATTTACTAAGCCTTGATGAGTTAAATTTAATCAAGCAAACATTGGTCAAATTTAGTTTGCCAACGCACTATAAAATCAAAGATTGTGAGCATTTTTACAACGCATTTTTCCTAGATAAAAAGAGCGAACAATCAAAAATAAAATTTATATTACCAGATGGTATAGGAAAATTTTGCGTTAAAGATGATGTGGATAAAGATATCGTTATGTCGGTTTTAGAAGAGTTTAGATGA
- a CDS encoding mechanosensitive ion channel domain-containing protein, whose amino-acid sequence MRVFLLVFIFLAPLFADINTTDTSLAKKTDERGSYDSVVDGLYKKIIIIDASIKDNLWFSQFSNFLDYQKLILDKDNLNKELGKTRDKDRRDELEKRIKTVGEQLELLKDHKNPPFTKILQAKDIGEYQRVVSPIGIIDGLSYIKNILGYKDNYAQNLQNLSVLISRLQEKEQILNSLTNYNPDDQNITKEISDLRYELSELISARDIAKTTLEVYDKKIDERIKIVRADISIQIRRAMNIAAIIVFVILLSLLFKYIAKKYISDNERFYMANKIINFFNITFIMLILLLAYIENISYFVTVLGFASAGVAIAMKDMFMSMLGWLVITIGGSFHVGDRIRVRKANGEVYVGDIIDISLLRMTIYEDITYTTWKELRRAGRIIFVPNNYIFTELISNYTHSGMKTVWDGIDILLTFDSNHKKAMYIIKNIARKYSKGYTDIAKKQMNKLRSQYSIKNPNIEPRIFSFFEPYGIKISVWYMTNSYATLSLRSTISSEILEALKKELDIKIAYPAQTLYLNEKDIATSAHTTVKHNEILDFDELNTEEQLF is encoded by the coding sequence ATGAGAGTTTTTCTACTAGTTTTTATCTTCTTAGCGCCATTGTTTGCTGATATAAACACAACTGATACTAGCTTAGCAAAAAAAACCGATGAAAGAGGCAGTTATGATTCGGTTGTCGATGGGCTTTATAAAAAAATAATTATAATTGATGCAAGCATAAAAGACAACCTTTGGTTTTCGCAGTTTTCAAACTTTTTAGACTATCAAAAACTGATTTTAGATAAAGATAACTTAAACAAAGAGTTGGGTAAAACAAGAGATAAAGATAGGCGAGATGAGCTAGAAAAAAGGATAAAAACAGTTGGCGAACAACTTGAGCTTTTAAAAGATCATAAAAACCCACCATTTACAAAAATCCTTCAAGCAAAAGATATAGGAGAGTATCAGCGAGTCGTTAGTCCTATAGGGATTATCGATGGACTTTCATATATCAAAAACATACTTGGTTATAAAGATAATTATGCTCAAAATTTACAAAACCTATCGGTGCTAATTTCAAGGCTTCAAGAAAAAGAGCAAATTTTAAACTCTTTAACTAACTACAACCCAGATGATCAAAATATCACAAAAGAGATAAGCGATTTAAGATATGAGTTAAGCGAGCTAATCTCTGCTAGGGATATCGCAAAAACTACACTTGAAGTCTATGATAAAAAAATCGATGAGCGTATAAAAATCGTAAGAGCTGATATAAGTATACAAATAAGAAGAGCGATGAATATCGCAGCTATCATTGTTTTTGTTATTTTGTTATCGCTTTTGTTTAAATACATAGCTAAAAAGTATATAAGTGATAATGAACGCTTTTATATGGCAAATAAGATTATAAATTTCTTTAACATTACATTTATAATGCTTATTTTACTACTTGCATATATAGAAAACATTAGCTACTTTGTTACGGTGCTTGGATTTGCTTCTGCTGGTGTGGCGATAGCGATGAAAGATATGTTTATGTCTATGCTTGGTTGGCTTGTTATAACCATAGGTGGGAGTTTTCACGTAGGCGATAGAATCCGTGTAAGAAAGGCAAATGGCGAAGTTTACGTAGGTGATATCATCGATATATCGCTACTTAGAATGACAATTTATGAAGATATTACTTACACGACGTGGAAAGAGTTAAGAAGAGCTGGTAGGATTATATTTGTACCAAATAACTATATTTTCACCGAACTTATATCAAACTATACTCATAGTGGTATGAAAACCGTATGGGACGGCATAGATATACTTTTAACATTTGATAGCAACCATAAAAAAGCGATGTATATCATAAAAAATATAGCTAGAAAGTATTCAAAAGGCTACACAGATATCGCTAAAAAACAGATGAATAAACTTAGAAGTCAATACAGTATAAAAAATCCAAACATTGAGCCTAGAATTTTTAGCTTTTTTGAGCCATATGGTATCAAGATAAGTGTGTGGTATATGACAAACTCATATGCAACTCTTAGTCTTAGAAGCACCATTTCAAGCGAAATTTTAGAAGCTCTTAAAAAAGAGTTAGATATCAAGATAGCCTATCCAGCTCAAACTTTATACCTAAATGAAAAAGATATCGCCACATCTGCGCACACTACTGTAAAACATAATGAAATCCTAGACTTTGATGAACTAAATACCGAGGAACAGTTGTTTTGA
- a CDS encoding TolC family protein produces MRVIFYVLLSFFIVGCASKSAVDNYEVVESFEDENLTYEIDKNWYKSYNQTELNTLVDRALVYNSDLKISALNIAQAYARAGLIEADLLPTFSSGFGGSVSRDISKNDSSWKENYNANISASYELDIFAKLRNSASQADWEANASVFDLESLRLSVINSVVDGYFKELFINDTLKLLDENLQNYKKLQAITRAKFELGKDTLVNLLEFDKSIISLKSRILSFQKDRLTNEELLKNLLHLKPNDELNFAKMTLDEVTLLGVDLNIPYYALGNRPDLRALISRINSSFYGYKVNQKAFYPTVTIGASLSSSEEKFSDVFGLDLLSGNVKINLPFLDYTRLKQRVKISEIEFEKRVLEYEKALNSALNELNLHYKEYEISLFSLQNYQNIVDNSNKLSSLYLTKYEQGSSELKDYLDAKNSEISAKINFIQEKYKALNSEILVYKSMAGKFKTR; encoded by the coding sequence ATGAGAGTAATATTTTATGTTTTATTAAGTTTTTTTATCGTAGGTTGCGCCTCAAAAAGTGCGGTTGATAACTATGAAGTGGTTGAGAGTTTTGAAGATGAGAATTTAACTTATGAGATAGATAAAAACTGGTATAAAAGTTATAACCAAACAGAGCTAAACACCCTTGTCGATAGAGCGCTTGTTTATAACAGTGATTTAAAAATTTCAGCTTTAAACATCGCACAAGCTTATGCAAGGGCTGGACTTATCGAAGCTGATTTGCTACCAACTTTTTCTAGTGGATTTGGCGGGAGCGTAAGTAGAGATATAAGTAAAAATGACTCAAGCTGGAAAGAAAACTATAACGCAAACATCTCAGCAAGCTATGAGCTAGATATCTTTGCTAAGTTAAGAAATAGCGCTAGCCAAGCAGACTGGGAGGCAAATGCTAGCGTGTTTGACTTAGAAAGTTTACGTTTGAGTGTTATAAATTCAGTCGTTGATGGATACTTTAAAGAGCTTTTTATAAATGATACTTTAAAACTTTTAGATGAAAATTTACAAAATTATAAGAAGTTGCAAGCCATAACAAGGGCTAAATTTGAGTTAGGAAAAGACACACTTGTAAATTTGCTTGAATTTGATAAAAGTATAATTTCTCTTAAAAGTAGGATTTTATCATTTCAAAAAGACAGGCTAACAAATGAAGAGTTGTTAAAAAACCTGCTTCATCTTAAGCCAAACGATGAGCTAAATTTTGCTAAAATGACGCTTGATGAGGTGACGCTTTTAGGAGTTGATTTAAACATTCCTTACTACGCGCTTGGAAACAGACCTGATTTAAGAGCTTTGATTTCTAGGATAAACTCATCGTTTTATGGCTATAAAGTAAATCAAAAAGCCTTTTATCCAACCGTTACAATCGGCGCTAGCTTAAGCTCGAGCGAAGAGAAATTTAGTGATGTTTTTGGGCTTGATTTACTAAGTGGAAATGTAAAGATAAATTTGCCATTTTTAGACTACACGCGGTTAAAACAAAGAGTTAAAATCAGCGAAATTGAGTTTGAAAAACGAGTTTTAGAGTATGAAAAGGCGCTAAATTCGGCTTTAAATGAGTTAAATTTACACTACAAAGAGTATGAAATTTCACTTTTTAGTTTACAAAATTATCAAAATATCGTTGATAACAGCAACAAGCTTTCAAGCCTATACCTTACAAAGTATGAGCAAGGAAGTAGTGAGTTAAAAGACTATCTTGATGCTAAAAACAGCGAAATAAGTGCAAAAATCAACTTCATACAAGAAAAATATAAAGCATTAAATAGTGAAATTTTAGTTTATAAATCTATGGCTGGAAAATTTAAAACTAGATAA
- a CDS encoding efflux RND transporter periplasmic adaptor subunit → MKKITKFIVFAIVVVGVGCYVYASFFTKKDEPSYLTTIVSKGDIKSTVIATGEVYAQDLVDVGAQVGGQIKKLYVKVGDFVKKGDIIAQIDSVKQENEVAQQEAQLLIHEANLNAAQIAAKIANLKYKRDLSLYNKKATSKEALEESQAQAALKDANVKQLLAQIEQTKIQLDTARTNLGYTKIVSPLDGTVVSVPVQEGKTVNANQTTPTIVKIADLNKMEVKMEVTEGDISKVKVGMRVKYSILSDLDNSKEANITTIEPGLTSLSDGQYGNSSGAGSSSSSSANTAVYFYANFLVDNNDNYLKIGMTTQNEILVNEAKNALFIPTSAIKRDGDKKVVYVLTNGELDRKDVVVGISDNINSQIISGLEEGQTIVISSDKGLLSNNFKPRMIRNTRI, encoded by the coding sequence ATGAAAAAAATTACCAAATTTATAGTTTTTGCCATCGTAGTTGTTGGAGTTGGTTGCTATGTCTATGCAAGTTTTTTTACAAAAAAAGATGAGCCTAGCTACCTAACAACCATAGTTTCAAAAGGAGATATAAAAAGCACAGTTATCGCAACTGGCGAGGTTTATGCGCAAGATTTAGTTGATGTTGGTGCACAGGTTGGCGGGCAGATAAAAAAGCTCTATGTTAAGGTTGGCGACTTTGTTAAAAAAGGCGATATAATAGCTCAGATTGATTCAGTCAAACAAGAAAATGAAGTCGCTCAACAAGAAGCGCAACTCTTAATCCACGAAGCAAATTTAAACGCTGCTCAAATCGCTGCTAAGATAGCGAATTTAAAGTATAAAAGGGATTTGAGTTTATATAACAAAAAAGCAACTTCAAAAGAAGCTTTAGAAGAGTCACAAGCCCAAGCAGCTTTAAAAGATGCAAATGTGAAGCAACTCCTTGCGCAAATCGAGCAGACAAAAATCCAGCTTGATACAGCACGGACAAATTTAGGTTATACAAAGATTGTATCGCCACTTGATGGAACGGTTGTTTCAGTTCCAGTTCAAGAGGGAAAAACGGTAAATGCAAACCAGACAACTCCAACCATCGTTAAAATCGCAGATTTAAACAAAATGGAAGTCAAAATGGAAGTAACAGAAGGCGATATCTCAAAAGTAAAAGTTGGCATGAGAGTTAAATACTCGATTTTATCGGACTTAGATAACTCAAAAGAGGCGAACATAACTACAATCGAACCTGGACTTACAAGCCTAAGCGATGGGCAGTATGGAAACTCAAGTGGCGCTGGTTCTAGCTCTTCATCTAGTGCAAATACCGCTGTTTACTTCTATGCAAATTTTTTAGTAGATAATAATGATAACTATCTTAAAATCGGCATGACAACGCAAAATGAAATACTTGTAAATGAGGCTAAAAATGCTCTTTTTATCCCAACTTCAGCCATAAAAAGAGATGGGGATAAAAAAGTTGTCTATGTGCTTACAAATGGTGAGCTTGATAGAAAAGATGTTGTAGTTGGTATAAGTGATAATATAAATTCTCAAATTATAAGTGGGCTAGAAGAGGGGCAAACGATAGTGATTTCAAGCGATAAAGGCTTGTTATCAAACAATTTTAAACCTCGCATGATACGAAACACCAGGATATAG
- the tgt gene encoding tRNA guanosine(34) transglycosylase Tgt has protein sequence MTFNIDKTDGAARACTIKTAHSVIQTPIFMPVGTVGAVKSLDATDLKEILNAKIILANTYHMYLRPGSKIVKEFGGLHGFTKFDRSFLTDSGGFQAFSLSKNSKPDEDGIKFKSHIDGSTHYFTPRSVLDTQYELGSDIMMILDDLVALPAEKKRIELSLKRTIKWAKEAIDYHKFKQSKGVGIDQNIFGIIQGGTDFEARKECSKALCDMEFDGLAIGGLSVGESNELMYETVENMMPFVDTNRPRYLMGVGTPEDLVENTARGVDMFDCVMPTRNARNGTLFTSYGKINIKSAKFIHDDDPIDSECECYTCKRYSKGYLNHLFKAKELTFFRLASLHNLHYYLNLMRQMREAILTGKFSEFRREFYAKRGVIVS, from the coding sequence ATGACATTTAATATAGATAAAACTGACGGCGCGGCAAGGGCTTGCACCATAAAAACCGCTCATTCAGTTATACAAACTCCAATTTTTATGCCCGTTGGCACAGTTGGCGCTGTAAAAAGCCTCGATGCGACCGATTTAAAAGAGATTTTAAATGCTAAAATCATACTTGCAAACACCTATCATATGTATCTACGTCCTGGTTCAAAGATAGTTAAAGAATTTGGCGGGCTTCATGGATTTACTAAATTTGATCGCTCTTTTTTAACTGATAGTGGCGGATTTCAAGCATTTTCACTAAGTAAAAACTCAAAGCCAGATGAAGATGGAATTAAATTTAAAAGCCACATAGATGGAAGCACTCACTACTTCACACCTCGCTCTGTGCTTGATACACAGTATGAGTTAGGAAGCGATATCATGATGATACTTGATGATTTAGTTGCTTTACCGGCTGAAAAAAAACGCATTGAACTAAGCTTAAAAAGAACGATAAAATGGGCAAAAGAGGCGATAGATTATCATAAATTTAAACAAAGCAAAGGTGTTGGGATAGACCAAAACATCTTTGGAATCATACAAGGCGGCACGGACTTTGAAGCTAGAAAAGAGTGCTCAAAAGCGCTTTGTGATATGGAGTTTGATGGGCTTGCTATAGGTGGGTTAAGTGTTGGAGAAAGCAACGAGCTTATGTATGAAACAGTCGAAAATATGATGCCGTTTGTTGATACAAATCGCCCAAGATATCTCATGGGGGTTGGCACGCCTGAGGATTTGGTTGAAAATACGGCGCGTGGCGTTGATATGTTTGACTGTGTTATGCCAACAAGAAACGCAAGAAACGGCACGCTTTTTACAAGTTATGGCAAGATAAATATAAAATCAGCCAAATTTATACACGATGATGATCCAATCGATAGCGAGTGTGAGTGCTACACTTGCAAACGCTACTCAAAAGGCTACTTAAACCACCTTTTTAAGGCAAAAGAGCTTACATTTTTTAGGCTTGCGAGTTTGCATAATCTGCATTATTATCTAAATTTAATGCGCCAGATGAGAGAGGCGATACTAACTGGCAAATTTAGCGAGTTTAGACGTGAGTTTTACGCTAAAAGAGGCGTTATCGTTAGCTAA
- a CDS encoding MacB family efflux pump subunit — MIKLESINKKFRLGENIIHVLKDINLEIKKGEFIAIIGQSGSGKSTLMNIIGCLDTPTSGIYKIDDKDVSRLGSDELANLRSKKFGFVFQRYNLIASMSAASNVSLPAVYAGVDAEVRHDKAIELLDGLELKDKSENLPNKLSGGQQQRVSIARALINGGEIILADEPTGALDSKSGLMVMDILSKLYEKGHTVIIVTHDINVANYANRIIEIKDGEILSDNVKSDKTYKLEKVDIKKKNPILAYKDQLVESFKMSVSAIFSHKLRSLLTMLGIIIGIASVICVVALGQGSQEKILSSIRAIGTNTINIYPGKNFGDMRSGAIKTLTVADSQVLASQPYLDYSTPNVSTSGTLTYANLSSRGNLQGGGVNSLAVNGIKIASGRSFTDNDIKESSSVVIIDENTKNTFFQDTQPLGKVILFNSKPLSIIGVTLKDDNAFGSSDTLRIYAPYTTVMNKISGSRDINSITVKIKDNINAQMAEASLSEILIQRHGTKDFFTRNSDTIKQTVESTTGTMRILISSIAFISLIVGGIGVMNIMLVSVTERTKEIGVRMAIGAKESNILQQFLIEAILLCVIGGVIGVSVAYGLGVVFNIISTDFAMIFSPTPAIIALVASSAIGIIFGYLPARNASKLNPIDALSQE; from the coding sequence GTGATAAAGCTAGAAAGCATAAATAAAAAATTCCGCCTTGGTGAAAACATAATCCATGTATTAAAAGATATAAATTTAGAGATAAAAAAAGGCGAATTTATCGCTATCATCGGGCAGTCTGGCTCTGGAAAATCAACTCTGATGAATATAATCGGTTGTCTTGATACGCCAACAAGTGGAATTTATAAGATAGATGATAAAGATGTAAGTAGGCTTGGAAGCGACGAGTTAGCAAATTTGCGTAGTAAAAAATTTGGTTTCGTTTTTCAGCGCTACAACCTAATCGCCTCTATGAGCGCGGCAAGTAACGTAAGTCTTCCAGCGGTTTATGCTGGAGTTGATGCTGAGGTTAGACACGATAAGGCTATAGAGCTTTTAGATGGGCTTGAGCTAAAAGATAAGAGTGAAAATCTACCAAACAAGCTAAGTGGCGGACAGCAACAACGAGTTAGTATAGCAAGAGCTTTGATAAATGGCGGAGAGATAATACTAGCTGATGAGCCAACGGGCGCACTTGATAGCAAAAGTGGCTTGATGGTTATGGATATCTTATCTAAGCTTTATGAAAAGGGACACACGGTTATAATCGTAACTCATGATATAAATGTCGCAAACTATGCAAACAGGATAATAGAGATAAAAGATGGCGAGATTTTAAGCGATAATGTAAAAAGCGATAAAACTTATAAGCTTGAAAAAGTTGATATCAAAAAGAAAAATCCGATTTTAGCTTATAAAGATCAGTTGGTTGAAAGCTTCAAAATGTCTGTAAGTGCGATATTTTCTCATAAACTTCGCTCTCTTTTGACTATGCTTGGTATTATCATAGGCATAGCTTCGGTTATTTGCGTGGTGGCTCTTGGGCAAGGTTCACAAGAAAAAATTCTCTCTTCTATTAGAGCTATTGGAACAAATACGATAAATATCTATCCAGGTAAAAACTTTGGCGATATGCGTTCAGGTGCGATTAAAACGCTTACAGTCGCAGACTCGCAAGTGTTAGCTTCTCAGCCATATCTTGACTACTCTACGCCAAATGTTTCGACAAGCGGAACTTTAACCTATGCAAATTTAAGTTCACGTGGAAATTTACAAGGTGGTGGCGTAAACTCACTAGCTGTAAATGGGATAAAAATAGCAAGTGGGCGAAGCTTTACTGATAATGATATAAAAGAGTCAAGCTCGGTTGTTATTATCGATGAAAATACCAAAAATACCTTTTTTCAAGATACTCAGCCACTTGGCAAGGTTATACTCTTTAACTCAAAGCCACTTAGCATTATCGGTGTGACTTTAAAAGATGATAACGCCTTTGGCAGTAGCGATACGCTTAGAATTTACGCACCTTATACAACCGTTATGAATAAAATTTCTGGAAGTAGAGATATAAACTCAATCACAGTTAAAATCAAAGATAACATAAACGCTCAAATGGCAGAAGCAAGCCTAAGTGAGATTTTGATTCAAAGGCATGGCACAAAGGACTTTTTTACTCGCAACTCAGATACGATAAAACAAACGGTTGAAAGCACAACTGGAACTATGAGAATTCTTATATCTTCTATAGCTTTTATATCTTTGATTGTCGGTGGAATCGGCGTTATGAATATCATGCTAGTAAGCGTTACAGAGCGGACAAAGGAAATCGGCGTTAGAATGGCAATCGGCGCAAAAGAGTCAAATATCTTGCAACAGTTTTTAATCGAGGCGATTTTGTTATGCGTTATCGGTGGAGTTATCGGTGTGAGCGTAGCTTATGGGCTTGGGGTTGTTTTTAATATTATAAGCACAGATTTTGCGATGATATTTAGCCCGACTCCAGCGATTATAGCGCTTGTTGCATCATCGGCGATTGGTATTATATTTGGTTATTTGCCAGCTAGAAATGCTAGTAAATTAAACCCAATCGACGCACTTTCTCAGGAGTAA
- the mtaB gene encoding tRNA (N(6)-L-threonylcarbamoyladenosine(37)-C(2))-methylthiotransferase MtaB → MKIYFKTFGCRTNIYDTEFMKSSLKEHDVVEDESLADVIVINSCTVTNGADSDVRNYINRTQRKGKKVFLTGCGAISKGEELFKDKKVFGVFGMSKKADINRFLEQKSEFIELGNLTSRDENIVTSYENHTKAFIKIQEGCDFRCSYCIIPLVRGNARSQDENGIINEAKNLVKNGFNELVLTGTNIGSYGKDTNTTLGKLLQKLGAINGLKRVRLGSLEPSQIDESFKEILDEPWLEKHLHIALQHTSQKMLSIMHRRNRALKDIELFNELSQMGFALGTDFIVGHPGESEAVWDEAVENFKKFPLTHIHAFVYSKRDGTLSADMRVEVDGKTAKERLKLLQNIVSLNNFEFRKRHYNVLSVLVEQKSGEFYTGFDQFYNKIQIKSDKNLKNRWIEIGDYDVEFAGNFAEI, encoded by the coding sequence TTGAAAATTTACTTTAAAACTTTTGGTTGTAGAACCAACATTTATGATACTGAATTTATGAAAAGCTCGCTAAAAGAGCATGATGTTGTAGAAGATGAGAGCTTAGCAGATGTTATAGTTATCAACTCTTGCACTGTTACAAATGGCGCTGATAGCGATGTTAGAAACTATATAAATAGAACTCAAAGAAAAGGAAAAAAGGTCTTTTTAACAGGGTGTGGAGCAATCAGCAAGGGTGAGGAGCTTTTTAAAGATAAAAAAGTTTTTGGTGTTTTTGGTATGTCAAAAAAAGCTGATATAAATAGATTTTTAGAGCAAAAAAGCGAATTTATAGAGCTTGGAAATTTAACTTCACGCGATGAAAATATAGTAACGAGTTATGAAAATCATACTAAAGCCTTTATAAAAATTCAAGAAGGGTGCGACTTTCGTTGTTCATACTGTATAATCCCTCTAGTTAGGGGAAACGCAAGAAGTCAAGATGAAAATGGCATAATAAATGAAGCTAAAAATTTAGTGAAAAACGGCTTTAATGAGCTTGTTTTAACTGGGACAAACATCGGAAGTTATGGCAAAGATACAAACACGACTCTTGGAAAACTTTTGCAAAAATTAGGCGCTATAAATGGACTTAAAAGGGTTAGGCTTGGAAGTTTAGAACCTTCTCAAATCGATGAGAGCTTTAAAGAAATTTTAGATGAGCCGTGGCTTGAAAAGCACCTTCACATCGCACTTCAACACACTAGTCAAAAAATGCTCTCTATAATGCATAGAAGAAATAGAGCACTTAAAGATATCGAGCTTTTTAATGAGTTAAGCCAAATGGGATTTGCCTTAGGGACTGATTTTATCGTAGGACATCCAGGAGAGAGCGAGGCTGTATGGGACGAGGCGGTTGAAAATTTTAAGAAATTTCCACTTACGCACATCCACGCGTTTGTTTACTCAAAAAGAGATGGAACGCTTTCGGCTGATATGAGAGTTGAAGTCGATGGCAAAACGGCTAAAGAGAGACTTAAACTTTTGCAAAATATTGTATCTTTGAATAATTTTGAATTTAGAAAAAGACATTATAATGTTTTAAGCGTTCTGGTTGAGCAAAAAAGTGGCGAATTTTACACTGGTTTTGATCAGTTTTATAACAAAATTCAGATAAAAAGTGATAAAAATTTAAAAAATCGCTGGATAGAGATTGGGGATTATGATGTTGAATTTGCAGGAAATTTTGCAGAAATTTAA